The following coding sequences are from one Achromobacter sp. B7 window:
- a CDS encoding 1-aminocyclopropane-1-carboxylate deaminase: MDLQRFPRHRLTFGDTPIEKLDRLSAHLGGKVDIYAKREDCNSGLAFGGNKLRKLEYLIPQALEQGCDTLVTIGGIQSNHTRMVAAVAAKLGLACVLVQENWVDYSDAVYDRVGNIMMSRLMGADVRLVDQGFDIGFRRSWEEALEDVRKRGGKPYAIPAGASDHELGGLGYVGFAEEVRRQEADLGFKFDYIVVCAVTGSTQAGMVVGFAADGRANRVIGIDASATPEQTRAQILRIARRTADMVGLEAGIADSDVVLDTRYAYPAYGLPSAETNDAIRTCARLEGMMTDPVYEGKSMQGMMDLVRRGEIPAGSKVLYAHLGGVPAINAYSFLYRNG, translated from the coding sequence ATGGATCTGCAACGCTTTCCCCGACATCGCCTGACCTTCGGCGACACCCCCATCGAAAAGCTGGACCGCCTGTCCGCGCATCTGGGCGGCAAGGTCGACATCTATGCCAAGCGCGAGGACTGCAACAGCGGTCTGGCGTTCGGCGGCAACAAGCTGCGCAAGCTGGAATACCTGATTCCGCAAGCGCTGGAACAAGGTTGCGACACTCTGGTCACCATCGGCGGCATTCAATCCAACCACACCCGCATGGTGGCCGCGGTGGCCGCCAAGCTGGGGCTGGCTTGCGTGCTGGTGCAGGAAAACTGGGTGGACTATTCCGACGCCGTCTACGACCGCGTCGGCAACATCATGATGAGCCGCCTGATGGGCGCCGACGTGCGCCTGGTGGACCAAGGCTTTGACATCGGCTTTCGCCGCAGTTGGGAAGAGGCGCTGGAAGACGTGCGCAAACGCGGCGGCAAGCCCTACGCCATTCCGGCCGGCGCGTCCGACCACGAACTGGGCGGGCTGGGCTATGTGGGCTTTGCCGAAGAGGTGCGGCGCCAGGAAGCCGACCTGGGATTCAAGTTTGACTACATCGTGGTCTGCGCCGTCACCGGCAGCACGCAGGCGGGCATGGTGGTCGGGTTTGCGGCGGACGGCCGGGCCAACCGCGTCATCGGCATCGACGCATCGGCCACACCGGAACAAACCCGCGCGCAGATCCTGCGCATCGCGCGCCGCACGGCGGATATGGTCGGGCTGGAAGCAGGCATCGCCGACAGCGACGTGGTGCTGGATACGCGCTACGCCTATCCCGCGTATGGCTTGCCGTCAGCCGAAACCAACGACGCCATCCGCACCTGCGCGCGGCTGGAGGGCATGATGACCGACCCCGTGTACGAGGGGAAGTCGATGCAGGGCATGATGGATCTGGTTCGCCGAGGCGAGATTCCGGCTGGGTCGAAGGTTCTGTATGCGCACCTGGGAGGGGTGCCGGCGATCAACGCCTACAGCTTTCTGTACCGCAACGGCTGA
- a CDS encoding Lrp/AsnC family transcriptional regulator gives MSALAGLDRIDRHILRLLQDDAQITNLDLSARVHLSPAACLRRVEKLKAEGIIKKTVALLEPADVDMATLVIVGVVLDRSTPDSFTDFEEAARGISGCLECHLVAGEFDYFLMLRIRDLERFNKLHAGEIIKLPGVRQIRTFFVLKEILSTTVLPV, from the coding sequence ATGAGCGCGCTTGCCGGATTGGACCGTATTGATCGCCACATCCTTCGTCTCTTGCAAGACGATGCACAGATCACCAATCTGGATTTGAGTGCGCGCGTGCACCTGAGCCCGGCCGCCTGCTTGCGCCGGGTGGAAAAGCTGAAGGCCGAAGGGATCATCAAAAAGACGGTGGCGCTACTGGAGCCGGCCGACGTCGACATGGCCACGCTGGTCATCGTGGGCGTGGTGCTGGACCGTTCCACGCCCGACTCCTTCACCGACTTCGAGGAAGCGGCGCGCGGCATCAGCGGCTGCCTGGAATGCCACCTGGTGGCGGGCGAATTCGACTACTTCCTGATGCTGCGCATACGCGACCTGGAGCGCTTCAACAAGCTGCATGCGGGCGAGATCATCAAGCTGCCTGGCGTACGCCAGATTCGCACCTTTTTTGTGTTGAAAGAGATCTTGTCGACGACTGTCTTGCCGGTGTGA
- a CDS encoding urate hydroxylase PuuD has product MESYYLDWVNLLLRWAHIITGIAWIGTSFYFVMLDNSLEKPQDAESLAKGVGGEQWAVHGGGFYNMQKYAVQPKKLPEHLHWSFLESYSTWLTGFALFTMSYLWNASTYLIDRSKMDWQPGTAVAVALAFFVVFWMVYDGICRLFGRGKHGDTIVGVLVAVFIALASWLACHWFAGRAAFLLVGAMMATTMSGNVFFWIIPGQRKNVAAMRAGKPVDPVHGQRGKQRSVHNTYFTLPVVFTMMSNHYSFTYTHQYNWIVLLLIMLGGAAIRQFFVVRHRFKLGNARNPLPYVLLGVAVLGLTIVWMRPAPVAASAAVAAPAEVAFAEVRHVFDQRCLLCHGAQVQMKNVRLDSVEQIAVHAQAVYQQVVVSKIMPMANSTGMTDDERALIGAWFQAGAKTR; this is encoded by the coding sequence ATGGAAAGTTACTACCTGGATTGGGTCAACCTGTTGCTGCGTTGGGCCCACATCATTACCGGCATCGCATGGATCGGCACGTCGTTCTATTTCGTGATGCTGGACAACAGCCTTGAAAAACCGCAAGACGCCGAATCGCTCGCCAAGGGCGTGGGCGGCGAGCAATGGGCCGTGCACGGCGGCGGTTTCTACAACATGCAGAAGTACGCGGTGCAGCCCAAAAAGCTGCCCGAACATCTGCATTGGTCGTTCTTGGAAAGCTACAGCACCTGGCTGACCGGCTTTGCGCTGTTCACCATGTCGTACCTGTGGAACGCCAGCACCTACCTTATCGACCGGTCAAAAATGGACTGGCAGCCCGGCACCGCCGTGGCCGTCGCGCTGGCGTTCTTTGTGGTGTTCTGGATGGTCTACGACGGCATCTGCCGCCTGTTCGGGCGCGGCAAGCACGGTGACACGATCGTGGGGGTGCTGGTGGCGGTGTTCATCGCCCTGGCGTCCTGGCTGGCCTGCCACTGGTTCGCGGGCCGCGCGGCGTTTTTGCTGGTGGGCGCGATGATGGCCACCACCATGAGCGGCAACGTGTTCTTCTGGATCATCCCTGGGCAGCGCAAGAACGTGGCCGCGATGCGGGCGGGCAAGCCCGTCGACCCCGTCCATGGTCAGCGCGGCAAACAGCGCAGCGTGCACAACACCTACTTCACGCTGCCGGTGGTGTTCACCATGATGAGCAACCACTACAGCTTCACCTATACCCATCAGTACAACTGGATCGTTCTGCTGCTGATCATGCTGGGCGGCGCGGCGATCCGGCAGTTCTTCGTGGTGCGCCATCGCTTCAAGCTGGGCAACGCGCGCAACCCGCTGCCGTATGTATTGTTAGGGGTGGCGGTGCTGGGCTTGACCATCGTGTGGATGCGGCCCGCGCCCGTGGCGGCCTCGGCGGCGGTGGCCGCGCCCGCCGAGGTGGCGTTTGCGGAAGTACGCCATGTATTCGACCAGCGGTGCCTGCTATGCCACGGCGCACAGGTGCAGATGAAGAACGTGCGCCTGGATTCCGTTGAGCAGATCGCGGTTCACGCCCAGGCCGTGTACCAGCAAGTGGTGGTGTCGAAAATCATGCCGATGGCCAATTCCACCGGCATGACCGACGACGAACGCGCGTTGATTGGCGCGTGGTTTCAGGCCGGCGCAAAAACCCGGTAG